CGATATGGCGCGAGCAACGAATGCGCTCGATCATGCGTTCAATCACCGGTTTCCCCAAAACCGGCATCTTCCCTTTGCCCGGCAAGCGACTGGAGCCGAGACGGATGGCAATCAGGGCAATAGTTTTCATTTTAGTTCTTCTCCTAGAGCGCCAAATTTGCCAAGATATTCATCGCGCAGCACTCCATACTCAATGATATCAATATATTGACTATTCTTGAAGGCCGCCTGACGACGGCGGCCTTCTTCCTGCATTCCCACCGAGATTGCCAATTTACGCATAGCGTGATTCGTTTCGAAGGTGCCACAGAACACCCGGTTCAGATTAAGCGTAAAAAAGGCATGTCCCAAGAGGAGGTGAGCGACTTGCTTCGAATAACCCTTCCCCCAACAATCTTTTTCTCCAATTACAATTGCAAATTCAGCACTACGTGTGACAGCGTTAATTTTTTTTAGATTGACATTTCCTATATGTCGCTGATCACTTTTTTGTACTATGGCCAGAATCAATTCCATTTCAAATTTCTGCGCATATTGGATATACTCCAGCGCCGCTTTTCTTGAATAGGGGTATTGATGATGGGCGTTGCCGCGACACACTTCTGCATCGTTAAACCAGGATGCATACGGCCCATCAGCATCTTCAGGCATTAATGGCCGCAGATAAATATCGCTCGATTCGAGAAACGGGGTTGGCATAATAATCACTCCGATAGGTTTAAATCAACAAGATCACAAATCCGATCAACCGCGCGTCCGCTCTGCCAGATTTCCGGTAAAACAGGCAGACTAGCGTCATCGCCTGCCAGCATTGAACGGAGGGTTTCTTGCAGACCAGGACGATCTCTCAGCGTTTTGCTCAAACCCATTCTGCTGGTGACAAGAGCATCCTGCCCCACCAGATCTGGCTGATAACTGAGCACCTTTCTTCCCAGCAGTAACCCTTGCACCAAAACAATTGAGGTCATCCCAATGACCAATTCGGCGGCTTGTACTAAAGCCTCGGTGGAACTCTCGGTCGATACAATTGCGGAGGATGCATTTCCTTCGAACAGAGGCATAAATTTTGTGTGATTTTCTTTGGGATGCGGCTTTACGAGAAGAAAGGGCCGCGGAGATAGCGCGGAGACTGCCTTCATAATATCTTTTAACACGTCAACCTCAGTGTATCCACGATAAGCTGGGGTATTTGGCGGATACATGGCTTCGATAGGCTGGGAAATAAATACGATCAACGGAATTTCAGGGAATAACCCATAACGTCGTCTGATTAAGATTTGACTCTGTCTTGCCTCGGGCGAATGACCCCAACGAAACAGTTCGTCCAAAGCGGGCTGCCCTGTTATGCACAATATTTCTTGCGGAAAACCCAGTGCATACATTTCTTGTGCTGCAAAATCATCGATCACAGCAATGGTGTCTGGTAAAACCGACAGGGATAATCTAGTCTCACCGGGTTCAAGAAAACGTTGGATATAATTCGTCCACGAATCCAGCACAGTGAGACAGGGTATCCCGCGCTGGTGTGCTGTTCGAATAAAGGCTCTTTCAACCGAAGCCTTGCCACTGGTCGCTGTCAACAACAAATCTGGAGCGTACTTATTTAGTTGCGCAAAAGCCCACTCGCAGAGCTGAGCAAAAGATAGCTCACCTGGCTTGTAATTCTCAATAGAAATTCCGACTCCATCGAAAAATGATACGCGGTTCCGCACCAGAGTGACTAGTATAGTGTCAGAACGCTTGCCTAAAGCCAGTAAGACCGGCTTCAACGCTGCAGCCCCTCCAGGATCGTGCGCTACAGCAAGAATGGTGTTCATATGTTAAATCTGATGATCGACACCGCTGGCAACCAGTTCGTTACTATGAGCTAAAACTTTTTCAAATACAGCCACTACCTGATCCAAATGCGCTTCACTTAGCGGCCAGCGGCAAAATTTCCCGTGGATAATCTCGTCCGCATGTACGCGTTCCACAACCGGGCAAAGGCCTTTGGGGTATTCAATTACAGCATCGTAAAATTCAGATTCGAAAGGGTACTGGTTCTTACTATAAGCAATCTTTTGTTGGTAAATTGGCTCCCAATATATTGGCCGCACATACCCTTGATGTAAAT
The Chloroflexota bacterium DNA segment above includes these coding regions:
- a CDS encoding GNAT family N-acetyltransferase codes for the protein MPTPFLESSDIYLRPLMPEDADGPYASWFNDAEVCRGNAHHQYPYSRKAALEYIQYAQKFEMELILAIVQKSDQRHIGNVNLKKINAVTRSAEFAIVIGEKDCWGKGYSKQVAHLLLGHAFFTLNLNRVFCGTFETNHAMRKLAISVGMQEEGRRRQAAFKNSQYIDIIEYGVLRDEYLGKFGALGEELK